The Microtus ochrogaster isolate Prairie Vole_2 unplaced genomic scaffold, MicOch1.0 UNK1898, whole genome shotgun sequence sequence CCATAGCTCCAGCGTTGAGACCTGGGGTCCTGCCGCAGCCCTACCTCAGCTATCTTCTTGTCGTAGGCCTCCATGAAAGTGTCCACTTCCACCCTCAGGGCCTCAGGGTCGAGCACTGAATCTTCGTAGTCACTGATCCACTCTGAGGGAGAAGGGAACCTGGTGTAACAGAAACTGCACTGGGAAAGCGTGTGCTGTTGGGCAGGTTGAAAGACCCTGGGGACCAAAGCTGTTAAGAGCATGGTTGCTCTTACAGaaaacctaggttcagttccagGCTCCAACATGGTGGCTTCTAaccacccgtaactccagctccagagatgcaccctcttctgacttcctttgatacaaaacacacatgtggtactcactcaaaagtaagatgtttaaaaattaaaaaaagaaggaaaaagagttgACTCTAAGAGGTTTTCGTTTGTCTTCTCCAAAACCTCTACTGgggcagcctggctcctgggctTTGTAGGGAGGGGAAAAACAGTAGCTGCCTCCTGAAACAGCTAGCAGGCATCTCCTTCCAGCAGA is a genomic window containing:
- the LOC101989752 gene encoding putative ribosomal RNA-processing protein 7 homolog B; this encodes MLEPGTEPRFSVRATMLLTALVPRVFQPAQQHTLSQCSFCYTRFPSPSEWISDYEDSVLDPEALRVEVDTFMEAYDKKIAEEETKAKEEEGVPDEEGWVKVTRRGRRPVLPRTEAASLRVLEKEKRKRARKELLNFYAWQHRETKMERK